In the Lascolabacillus massiliensis genome, one interval contains:
- a CDS encoding TonB-dependent receptor plug domain-containing protein: MDKKQFKETKAFRFKRFARKSYSIFNSIHKVVTIGVLSGCTLMSAHAASIDPVEQIFIKTDSESIPPTELDEVVVTASKVALPINMAAKQVTVITSKEIERAPVRSIEDLLNYVAGIDILQRGPHGVQADISLRGGTFDQTAILLNGVNLTNPHTGHYNFDIPINLSDIERIEIVQGPSSLVYGASAFSGGVNIITKKDNESGFYTKLEGGMHGMFGADVRGSFANDKSTHSLSAGYKRSAGYIPNSDYNIYNLLWQSRFKVNGTNIDFQSGLNDKAYGANTFYTAAYPNQYDDTQGLFFSVKGESSGKIKITPHIYWSRHYDEFQLIREGTPDVPAWYTDHNYHRSDVFGMNLHLQYASQLGITSFGGEFRNEGILSNVLGNTIDNPIGKYSKSDNRTNISYFAEHNFILDRVTFSLGGLINYNTAVTDKFEFYPAINGSFRVNDKLNLYGSWNRASRMPTFTDLYYTTATHIGNSNLESELSEAFEVGAKLNNYLISGSIAIFYMEGKNMIDWVKPSPDALWESTNHTQINKKGMDLNLTLNIKNWFGINQPMNSLNAGLMLLDQERADDELISNYILNHLRHKLTVGLHHDLIKNLSVAWNFRWQKRNGSYVSYIDLQPGERVDYAPFSILDVQANYKLNNIDLFINANNIFNTKYVDLGNIPQPGFWLSGGAAIKL; encoded by the coding sequence ATGGATAAAAAGCAATTTAAAGAGACTAAAGCATTTCGGTTCAAACGATTCGCACGAAAGTCATACAGTATATTCAACAGTATACATAAGGTGGTAACCATCGGTGTATTATCGGGTTGTACACTTATGTCTGCTCATGCAGCATCAATTGATCCGGTTGAACAGATTTTTATTAAGACCGACTCAGAGTCTATCCCTCCAACTGAACTTGATGAAGTTGTGGTCACCGCTTCCAAAGTAGCTTTGCCAATAAATATGGCTGCAAAGCAGGTGACAGTCATAACAAGCAAAGAGATTGAGCGTGCACCGGTCAGGAGTATTGAAGATCTATTAAATTATGTAGCAGGTATTGATATACTGCAACGCGGACCGCACGGCGTACAGGCGGACATATCCCTCAGAGGTGGTACTTTTGACCAGACAGCTATCCTGTTAAACGGTGTTAACCTAACAAATCCTCACACAGGACATTACAATTTCGACATTCCAATTAACCTTTCAGATATTGAACGAATAGAGATAGTTCAAGGCCCATCCTCCCTTGTTTATGGAGCAAGTGCATTTTCCGGCGGGGTTAACATTATAACAAAGAAAGATAATGAGTCGGGCTTCTACACAAAACTGGAAGGTGGAATGCATGGAATGTTTGGAGCTGACGTCAGAGGCTCTTTCGCAAATGATAAATCCACACATTCACTCTCTGCAGGATATAAGAGATCGGCAGGTTATATCCCAAACAGTGATTACAATATTTACAATCTCTTGTGGCAGAGCAGATTTAAAGTCAATGGCACCAATATTGATTTTCAGTCGGGACTGAATGATAAAGCATATGGAGCAAACACATTTTATACAGCTGCATATCCCAATCAGTATGATGATACGCAGGGTCTGTTTTTTTCAGTAAAGGGAGAAAGCAGTGGTAAAATCAAAATCACCCCTCACATCTATTGGAGCAGACATTATGATGAATTTCAACTTATTAGGGAAGGCACACCCGATGTTCCCGCATGGTATACTGATCACAATTATCACAGAAGTGATGTTTTCGGTATGAATTTACATCTGCAGTATGCATCACAACTGGGTATCACAAGCTTTGGTGGTGAGTTCAGGAATGAAGGCATATTAAGTAATGTCCTTGGAAATACAATTGATAACCCTATAGGTAAGTACTCTAAATCGGATAACAGGACAAACATTAGTTATTTTGCTGAGCATAATTTTATACTCGATCGCGTAACTTTCTCGTTGGGTGGATTAATTAACTACAATACAGCAGTAACTGATAAATTTGAGTTCTATCCGGCAATAAACGGATCGTTCAGAGTTAATGACAAGCTGAATCTGTATGGTTCATGGAACAGGGCAAGTCGAATGCCAACATTCACCGATCTCTATTATACAACTGCTACTCACATCGGAAACAGCAACCTTGAGTCGGAACTTTCCGAAGCATTTGAAGTTGGAGCTAAGCTCAATAATTATCTGATTAGCGGATCAATTGCCATTTTTTATATGGAGGGAAAGAATATGATCGACTGGGTGAAACCATCGCCCGATGCATTGTGGGAGTCAACTAACCATACTCAGATAAACAAAAAGGGTATGGATTTAAACCTTACATTAAATATTAAGAATTGGTTTGGAATTAATCAGCCTATGAATTCTTTAAATGCGGGACTAATGCTTCTTGATCAGGAGAGAGCAGATGATGAACTTATATCTAACTATATATTGAATCATTTGCGTCATAAACTGACAGTGGGATTACATCACGATCTGATAAAAAATTTATCAGTGGCATGGAATTTTAGATGGCAGAAGAGAAACGGTTCATATGTTAGTTATATCGATCTACAGCCGGGTGAAAGAGTTGATTATGCTCCTTTTTCTATTCTGGATGTCCAAGCAAATTATAAACTTAATAATATTGATCTATTCATTAATGCGAATAATATATTCAACACTAAGTATGTAGATTTAGGTAATATTCCTCAACCCGGATTCTGGTTATCCGGCGGAGCTGCAATAAAACTGTAA
- a CDS encoding RNA polymerase sigma factor: MNDSSNLTKLYNLYVNDLFTYGVYLGFDREVVKDAIHDVFEKISTKSKTLEEITNIKFYLFRSLKNRLYDIQRGNKNQIGLEGIVAEDSKSFQINVNIEDHFIEEEERIEIKKEIEEMLNSLTDKQREIIYLRYVQEYDYKQISELLDINIHSCRKLVSKAISTLRKKYGVMVLLLLIH, translated from the coding sequence GTGAATGACTCATCGAATCTGACAAAATTATATAATCTGTATGTGAACGACCTGTTCACATATGGTGTATACCTTGGTTTTGATAGAGAAGTTGTGAAAGATGCGATTCATGATGTTTTTGAGAAAATTTCAACTAAAAGTAAGACTCTTGAAGAGATTACTAATATTAAGTTCTACCTGTTCAGGTCATTGAAAAACAGACTTTATGATATTCAAAGAGGAAATAAGAATCAAATAGGATTAGAAGGAATAGTTGCAGAGGATTCCAAGTCTTTCCAGATAAATGTAAACATAGAGGATCATTTTATTGAAGAGGAGGAGAGAATAGAGATAAAGAAAGAGATAGAGGAGATGCTTAACTCTCTGACTGACAAACAACGTGAGATAATTTATCTTAGATATGTTCAGGAATATGACTATAAACAGATATCTGAACTACTGGACATTAATATTCACAGCTGCAGAAAACTTGTTTCTAAAGCAATAAGCACACTTCGGAAAAAATATGGAGTTATGGTATTGCTTCTTCTTATACATTAA
- a CDS encoding FecR family protein — protein MKNITYSDLLHDIKFIRWQLVPDEQLDNYWKELIELNPGLDKEIQKAALYLKSDGLNKSLLGSNEQEELLNRIQTTIHNKKRTRIGRRLIASVATSAACAVLIILFTMLFKDNDTESEFNGGMIVGELLNSEDVQLVTNNNTISFNDNIEISLDEKGTAQINQRNKEIKKIELKRNDLNSLIIPFGKRSDLILADGTKIWLNSGTVLEFPAQFDENERVINLKSGEIYLEVKHDDNKPFYVITQDIRVEVHGTSFNVTSYDNLNSTVILVEGHVSLRKNGVNRSVSLYPNELAVYNSESLEFDKKEVNVEDYTSWKDGYLSLNKTPMTEVLKRISRYYNLSFNYDNSVELQNRSCTGKIQLSENLENVMTTISLLTSTSYEIENNRIYITNESK, from the coding sequence ATGAAAAATATTACTTATTCTGATCTATTACATGATATAAAATTCATACGCTGGCAGTTAGTCCCGGATGAACAACTTGATAACTATTGGAAAGAACTTATTGAGTTAAACCCGGGACTGGATAAAGAGATACAAAAAGCCGCCTTATATCTGAAAAGTGATGGATTGAACAAGAGTTTACTAGGCTCAAATGAGCAAGAGGAACTTTTAAATAGAATACAGACTACTATTCATAATAAAAAAAGAACCAGGATTGGCCGACGACTTATAGCATCTGTTGCTACCTCTGCTGCCTGTGCAGTGTTAATTATACTGTTTACTATGTTATTTAAAGACAATGACACAGAATCAGAGTTTAATGGAGGCATGATTGTGGGTGAGTTGCTTAATAGTGAAGATGTGCAGCTTGTAACAAATAACAATACAATTTCATTTAATGATAACATAGAGATTTCCCTGGATGAGAAAGGAACAGCTCAGATAAATCAGAGAAATAAAGAGATAAAAAAGATTGAGTTAAAGAGAAATGATCTGAACTCTTTGATCATTCCTTTTGGCAAAAGATCAGACCTGATACTGGCCGATGGTACTAAAATATGGCTTAATTCAGGTACAGTTCTTGAATTCCCTGCACAATTCGATGAAAATGAACGTGTAATTAATTTAAAATCAGGTGAGATCTACCTGGAAGTAAAGCATGATGACAATAAACCTTTTTATGTTATAACACAAGACATTAGAGTGGAAGTGCATGGCACCTCTTTTAATGTAACTTCATACGATAACTTAAACTCAACAGTGATACTGGTTGAAGGGCATGTTTCATTAAGAAAGAATGGAGTAAATAGATCAGTGTCATTATATCCCAATGAGTTAGCGGTATATAACTCTGAATCACTGGAATTTGATAAAAAGGAGGTTAATGTAGAGGATTACACAAGCTGGAAAGATGGTTATCTGTCACTAAATAAAACACCTATGACAGAGGTATTGAAAAGGATTAGCAGGTATTACAACTTATCATTTAACTATGACAACAGTGTGGAATTACAGAATAGAAGTTGTACTGGCAAGATTCAGCTTTCGGAGAATCTTGAAAATGTAATGACAACTATCTCTCTGCTAACATCAACAAGCTACGAAATTGAAAATAATCGCATATATATTACCAATGAAAGTAAATAA
- a CDS encoding SusC/RagA family TonB-linked outer membrane protein — protein MNKCLYGCTVKPDKQKNILKMMRTTLLFLFCSIMFSHATTSYSQIFNFNKKSASIKEVCKEIEENSSYIFVFSDSSEKIIDKKVNIDANTSDVKEVLDAVLSNSGLTYMILDKQIVIYESKENLSSKDYVEEMSSSIKQQQGKRISGRILDAFGESIIGANVVEVGTTNGTVTDIDGNFTLDVAENASIQITYIGYIEQIINTTGRVNFNIILQEDTKALDEVIVIGYGTRQRSSITGAVDQVSSDLFEDRPVSNAVQALQGASANLIVQQKNMNPNDNNMSINIRGVSTMGNNDPLIVIDGLISTTSTLNNMNQNDIESVSVLKDAGSAAIYGSRSANGVILVTTKKGSKLQKPMVRFSGLAGYQDPKILFQPVEGWQNAMYRNQANMNSGDDPAFTPAQIRDLYEHRNEEYWFFNEIMQKGLQQNYNVNISGGSDNTTYMVSAGYMNQESNFVGGYGFERYNLRSNLTTEYNRFKLTSLLAYNRRDERTISGGTGNVIINSSRIPPYYYYRFQQDGKYLINNIIGDDNTMAKLKEGGYENKDEDNIIGSLNLDYKIIDGLTAKGLVGIDLTQHHRYRRDIQVPLYSAANLETPTANINPNRLTEDYNNKRYTLSTQFLIDYEKQLNDLHHVSGLIGVSNESYTFKASRIAWRFTDPDLGLPTTDDAEQDTGNKNSNDDTDQTSITSLFGRVGYNFMNKYYGDLSFRYDGSSKFAKENRWGFFPSLSAAWRVSEELFMENYRDDVGELKLRTSYGVLGNQNVSNYSYQTVYEMHTNTYVFNNIAVPGTGFRYGNPDLTWEKSSNFNIGVDAGFFNNNLYVSLDYFNKRTWDILLAPEVSSVFGSSAAHENAGEMRNRGWEATVNYRLRSGNFAHNFNLNISDSQNKVTDFGGEERIDQSDQMFKIIREGEALGSYFGYKTDGYFQNLDEIANSALPIGASLQPGDVKYVDQNNDGVIDERDRVILGNAFPRYTFGFTYDLQYRNFDFSLLLQGVGKRDMYIRGELIEPFHSNYSYAIYKHQLDFWTPTNPDARWPRLIAPSSQSSQNNWGRGGTDIYLLNGAYLRVKNVQLGYTIPNSLTNKFGVEKLRLSVNAQNPITLTKNSFIDPETSEFGNNMGGIGGVNANSARNYPTLVYYGFGIDIEF, from the coding sequence ATGAACAAATGCCTATATGGGTGTACAGTAAAACCCGATAAACAGAAAAACATACTGAAAATGATGAGAACTACATTGTTATTTTTATTTTGCAGCATCATGTTTTCTCACGCAACTACAAGCTATTCGCAAATATTTAATTTCAATAAGAAGTCAGCTTCTATAAAAGAGGTCTGCAAAGAGATTGAAGAGAATAGCAGTTATATCTTTGTTTTTTCTGATTCAAGTGAAAAAATTATAGATAAAAAGGTAAACATTGATGCAAACACATCCGACGTGAAAGAGGTCCTGGATGCAGTTCTAAGTAACTCAGGACTTACTTACATGATTTTGGACAAACAGATTGTCATCTATGAATCTAAAGAAAACTTATCATCTAAAGATTACGTAGAAGAGATGTCCTCTAGTATCAAACAACAGCAAGGCAAAAGAATTTCCGGCAGGATCTTAGATGCTTTTGGAGAATCTATCATCGGAGCTAATGTTGTTGAAGTTGGCACTACCAATGGTACTGTTACAGATATTGATGGTAATTTCACTCTGGATGTGGCAGAAAATGCTTCAATCCAGATAACATATATCGGATATATTGAGCAGATCATCAACACAACCGGCAGAGTTAATTTCAATATCATTCTTCAAGAGGACACAAAGGCTCTGGATGAGGTTATAGTTATTGGTTACGGAACCCGTCAGCGCAGCAGTATTACGGGTGCTGTTGACCAAGTAAGCTCTGACCTGTTTGAAGACCGCCCGGTAAGTAATGCCGTACAGGCCCTTCAGGGTGCTTCTGCAAACCTTATTGTTCAGCAAAAGAACATGAATCCTAACGACAACAATATGAGTATTAACATCAGGGGTGTTAGTACAATGGGTAATAATGATCCACTTATTGTTATCGATGGATTGATATCAACAACCAGTACACTAAACAATATGAATCAAAATGATATTGAGAGTGTTTCTGTACTTAAAGATGCGGGAAGTGCCGCAATTTATGGTTCACGTTCTGCAAACGGGGTAATTCTGGTAACCACAAAGAAAGGATCCAAGTTGCAAAAGCCAATGGTAAGATTCAGTGGGTTAGCTGGATACCAGGATCCAAAAATTCTGTTCCAGCCGGTGGAAGGATGGCAAAATGCTATGTACAGAAATCAGGCCAATATGAATTCAGGAGATGATCCCGCTTTTACACCTGCTCAGATTCGTGATCTATATGAACACAGAAACGAAGAATACTGGTTCTTCAACGAAATCATGCAGAAGGGTTTACAGCAGAATTACAATGTTAATATTTCCGGTGGTAGTGACAATACTACTTATATGGTATCAGCAGGTTATATGAACCAGGAGAGTAACTTTGTTGGTGGTTACGGATTTGAAAGATATAATCTTCGTTCTAACCTGACTACTGAATATAACAGATTTAAGCTTACCTCTTTGCTGGCTTATAATCGTCGCGACGAAAGAACAATATCAGGAGGAACAGGAAATGTTATTATTAACTCTTCACGTATACCGCCATACTATTACTACCGCTTTCAGCAAGATGGAAAATATCTTATCAACAATATTATCGGTGACGATAATACAATGGCAAAACTGAAAGAGGGTGGATATGAAAACAAAGATGAGGACAATATTATAGGAAGTCTTAATTTAGATTATAAGATAATTGACGGATTAACAGCGAAAGGACTTGTTGGTATTGATTTGACTCAGCATCACAGATATAGAAGGGATATTCAGGTTCCTTTATATTCAGCTGCAAATTTGGAAACACCAACAGCAAATATAAATCCTAACAGACTTACCGAAGATTATAACAACAAACGTTATACGCTTAGTACTCAGTTCCTGATTGACTATGAGAAACAGTTAAATGATTTGCACCATGTTTCTGGTTTAATTGGTGTATCAAACGAATCTTATACTTTTAAGGCAAGCAGAATTGCATGGAGATTTACTGATCCTGATTTAGGACTTCCTACAACTGATGATGCAGAGCAGGATACAGGTAACAAGAACTCTAATGATGATACAGATCAGACAAGTATAACATCGCTTTTCGGAAGAGTTGGCTACAATTTCATGAATAAGTATTATGGAGATCTATCTTTCAGATACGACGGTTCATCAAAATTTGCAAAAGAGAACAGATGGGGATTCTTCCCTTCATTGTCTGCCGCCTGGAGAGTTTCGGAGGAACTATTTATGGAAAACTACCGTGATGATGTTGGTGAGCTTAAGCTTAGAACTTCTTATGGTGTACTTGGTAATCAAAATGTGTCCAACTACTCATATCAGACAGTGTATGAAATGCATACCAACACTTATGTATTCAATAACATAGCAGTACCGGGAACAGGTTTCAGATATGGTAATCCTGACCTGACATGGGAGAAATCAAGCAATTTCAATATTGGAGTTGATGCAGGATTTTTCAATAATAACCTTTATGTTTCTCTTGATTATTTCAATAAGAGAACATGGGATATTCTTCTTGCACCAGAAGTTTCTTCTGTATTCGGAAGTTCTGCAGCACATGAAAATGCAGGTGAAATGAGAAACAGAGGCTGGGAAGCTACTGTAAATTATAGATTAAGATCAGGTAATTTTGCACACAACTTTAATCTGAATATATCTGACTCACAAAACAAGGTTACAGATTTTGGTGGTGAAGAGCGTATCGACCAGAGTGATCAGATGTTTAAAATAATCCGTGAAGGTGAAGCTCTTGGATCATATTTTGGTTACAAAACAGATGGTTATTTCCAAAATCTGGATGAAATCGCCAACAGTGCTTTACCAATTGGGGCATCATTACAACCTGGCGACGTTAAATATGTTGATCAAAATAATGATGGTGTGATTGATGAGAGAGACCGTGTAATTTTGGGTAATGCATTCCCGAGATACACATTTGGTTTTACTTATGACCTTCAGTATCGTAATTTCGATTTTTCACTGCTATTACAGGGTGTGGGAAAAAGAGATATGTATATCAGGGGTGAGCTGATTGAGCCATTCCACTCAAACTACTCTTATGCAATCTACAAACACCAGCTTGATTTCTGGACACCTACTAATCCCGATGCAAGATGGCCACGTTTGATTGCACCAAGCTCACAATCATCTCAAAACAACTGGGGTAGAGGTGGTACAGATATTTATCTGCTGAATGGAGCTTATTTGAGAGTAAAGAATGTACAGTTGGGTTATACAATACCAAATTCATTAACCAACAAATTTGGTGTTGAAAAACTTCGTCTAAGTGTGAATGCACAAAATCCGATAACCCTTACTAAAAACTCATTCATAGATCCGGAAACTTCTGAATTCGGTAATAACATGGGTGGTATAGGTGGAGTAAATGCAAATAGTGCAAGAAACTACCCAACATTGGTATATTATGGGTTTGGAATAGATATTGAATTTTAA
- a CDS encoding RagB/SusD family nutrient uptake outer membrane protein gives MKTKIIKYISFILITTAILSSCNDLDLAPTNRFTDANYWTSTEKAAAVLNMAYSQMFNSNYFFANERLTDNLYEGRGNTNEKIITSGQADAALGRFAGEWADCYSGIKTCHILLENIDLVPNMDPAVKERMKAEARFIRASLFFRLTNHYGDVPLFDFNISRQEANTIERSPKAEVLEFVRNELNSIVTLLPKKGEYSDKDKGRITQGAAMMLLARTYLYENSWSEVASITQRIINGEFGNYELFPSYEGLFLPQNELNDEVILDLGYALNLRTWMEMYDGIPISVGGRINAFAPTQELVDDYIMRNGKAIHEDGSGYNENDPYVNRDPRFGATIVYHGYQWVDGSGKVSTIYIRPGSSAEAGASNLDEYSGPGQNSTATGYYIRKYFDPQAPEGMNAGLNLILMRYADVLLMYAEAKNELGEMNESVWNQTIRPIRVRAGFTDAGALNYPGNDNMREIIRRERRSELAIEGLRLFDIRRWGTIETVMNGTPHGAKFAANNTQYIELEQRRFNPERDYLFAIPQSQRDINENLTQNPGY, from the coding sequence ATGAAAACAAAAATCATAAAATATATTTCTTTTATCTTAATCACAACTGCAATACTTTCATCTTGCAATGATCTGGATTTGGCTCCTACAAACAGGTTTACAGATGCCAATTACTGGACTTCGACAGAGAAAGCTGCTGCTGTTCTGAATATGGCTTACAGCCAGATGTTTAATTCGAATTACTTCTTCGCTAATGAGAGACTGACTGACAACCTTTATGAAGGCAGAGGTAATACAAATGAGAAAATTATCACTTCAGGTCAGGCTGATGCCGCACTTGGAAGATTTGCTGGTGAATGGGCGGATTGCTATAGTGGAATAAAAACTTGCCATATTCTTTTGGAAAATATTGATCTTGTTCCAAATATGGATCCTGCTGTAAAAGAAAGAATGAAAGCTGAAGCACGTTTCATCAGAGCTTCTCTGTTTTTCAGACTTACAAACCATTATGGTGATGTTCCACTATTTGACTTTAATATTTCACGACAGGAAGCAAATACAATAGAGCGTTCTCCGAAGGCAGAGGTTCTTGAATTTGTAAGGAACGAACTCAACAGTATTGTTACTCTTCTTCCTAAGAAAGGTGAATATAGCGATAAAGATAAAGGAAGAATTACGCAGGGAGCTGCAATGATGCTGCTTGCAAGAACCTATCTTTATGAAAATAGCTGGTCGGAAGTAGCTTCAATTACACAACGAATAATTAATGGTGAGTTTGGAAATTATGAGCTATTTCCAAGTTATGAGGGATTATTCCTTCCTCAAAATGAATTAAACGACGAGGTTATTTTAGATCTTGGTTATGCACTTAATCTGAGAACATGGATGGAAATGTATGATGGAATTCCTATCTCTGTAGGTGGTCGTATCAATGCATTTGCACCAACTCAGGAACTTGTGGATGATTATATCATGAGAAATGGTAAAGCCATACATGAAGATGGTTCAGGATATAATGAAAACGATCCATATGTTAACAGAGACCCTCGTTTTGGAGCAACTATTGTTTATCATGGTTACCAATGGGTAGATGGTTCAGGCAAGGTATCTACTATCTATATTCGCCCAGGATCTTCTGCTGAAGCGGGAGCATCAAACCTTGATGAATATTCTGGTCCCGGCCAGAACTCTACAGCTACAGGATATTACATAAGAAAGTATTTCGACCCTCAGGCTCCTGAAGGTATGAATGCAGGATTGAACCTGATATTAATGCGTTATGCTGATGTTCTATTAATGTATGCAGAAGCAAAGAATGAGCTTGGCGAGATGAATGAATCGGTTTGGAACCAAACAATCAGACCTATTCGTGTACGTGCAGGTTTTACAGATGCAGGTGCATTAAACTACCCGGGTAATGACAACATGAGAGAAATTATTCGTCGCGAACGTCGTTCTGAGCTCGCAATAGAAGGATTAAGACTGTTTGACATACGCAGATGGGGTACAATAGAAACTGTTATGAATGGCACTCCTCATGGGGCAAAATTTGCAGCTAATAATACCCAATATATTGAATTGGAACAAAGAAGATTTAATCCGGAACGTGATTACCTATTTGCTATTCCTCAATCTCAAAGAGATATTAATGAAAACCTGACACAAAATCCGGGCTATTAA
- a CDS encoding SusE domain-containing protein, with product MKNKILQLSIILSLIFSVTSCSSEGEVRDLGVTPVERLYEPVDGRTLILQSSASAMLYFEWEPARAEDSGTVLYEIAFDVADGDFSDPIAVLAADNNGGSNHATVTHKQLNQIAALAGIESSEQGTLKWTVYSSKGINPVKAKQERTITLTRLAGFANIPDQLYITGEGTEVGGDIANALRMKKINDGEFEIYMQFTEGKEFFFVNSTTGDPITYSLSGEKIVEGGTSTVPNTGIYKYYLDFNIGSFTTKEVTKVVLFLNWSQREIELPYKGLGVWELTNHTITGLTDNDNNDDRYKFRMTSSDGVTEWRSPGNDSKPSGNEAYYYMVERENVQQWTDGEIWKSPSTTGWSDKTYDFMFSLNPGGQYTHNLIIKE from the coding sequence ATGAAAAATAAAATATTACAACTATCAATTATATTATCACTGATATTTTCCGTTACATCATGCAGTAGTGAAGGAGAAGTTAGAGACCTGGGTGTCACCCCTGTGGAGAGGCTTTACGAACCAGTAGACGGGCGGACATTAATACTTCAATCTTCTGCTTCAGCAATGTTGTATTTTGAATGGGAACCTGCCAGAGCTGAAGATAGTGGAACGGTTCTTTATGAGATAGCTTTTGACGTAGCTGATGGTGATTTCTCTGATCCAATTGCAGTTTTGGCTGCCGACAACAATGGAGGAAGTAACCATGCAACAGTTACACATAAGCAGTTAAATCAGATTGCTGCATTGGCAGGAATTGAATCATCTGAACAGGGTACATTAAAATGGACAGTATATTCATCAAAAGGTATTAATCCTGTTAAAGCTAAACAGGAAAGGACAATTACACTGACCAGACTTGCAGGATTTGCCAATATACCTGATCAGCTTTATATTACAGGGGAAGGAACTGAAGTTGGAGGTGACATTGCAAACGCTCTGAGAATGAAAAAAATCAATGATGGTGAATTTGAAATTTATATGCAATTTACTGAGGGTAAAGAGTTCTTTTTTGTAAATAGTACAACAGGAGATCCTATTACCTACTCGCTTAGTGGTGAGAAGATTGTAGAAGGTGGTACATCAACTGTTCCCAATACGGGTATCTATAAATACTATCTTGACTTTAACATCGGCTCTTTCACTACTAAAGAGGTTACTAAAGTTGTTCTGTTCTTAAACTGGTCACAGAGAGAGATTGAATTGCCATATAAGGGGCTTGGAGTTTGGGAATTAACAAACCATACAATTACTGGTCTTACAGACAATGACAACAATGATGACAGGTATAAATTCAGAATGACCAGCTCTGATGGTGTAACAGAATGGCGTTCACCAGGTAATGACAGTAAACCTTCAGGCAATGAGGCGTATTACTATATGGTTGAAAGAGAGAATGTACAGCAGTGGACTGACGGAGAGATTTGGAAAAGTCCATCAACAACTGGTTGGAGTGATAAAACATATGACTTTATGTTTTCACTAAATCCAGGTGGTCAATATACTCATAATCTAATCATTAAAGAATAA